One part of the Paramormyrops kingsleyae isolate MSU_618 chromosome 2, PKINGS_0.4, whole genome shotgun sequence genome encodes these proteins:
- the LOC111856505 gene encoding uncharacterized protein isoform X12 translates to MDDGRSALDMTMDACLRKLIERYQPKASQSSPGQCELWKWFCQDGSKVAKSALDSDAKASSTSGSFSPKKIACSKNQQSFGVEEVLKCRDSITAGDKDAVLSKPAIVFGKAGNGQVIAEGTEEDSQDSDFTPAITADNEKEHSELSLSQNNESIIICTEDLLGNGRNSDGNLVADVGEQFIHQISEDKAQECPESFTAYLEEATACCRVRNQMKEQNDLQTNFDLEQHKNGKNETVRCDLNIKQNFGYQTPKPIRNPSIAKDSVGNCEIRTSFESRTSDHEDDVNENMDECSISLLCPYARDSDLLCAPKAWHSLNACEGERLSTASNSTPSIKGSSSFSDSSTLSLLLEKSRSYDRFSASDLCKTSTAESQHEVSSFGEQYDIALSERISESFEIKNQSVEPLIACENKNNSTEVNQTLLEQDNDRYEPTVCMEHIEMIRLLSDSELSNLSNPETPYPEKDASICVPVNPINVEHFCNSLEDDCGALLALRGSGSCSSRVLSQENGCDITNWLLDSNTQVGSPKVVECVDLISQTIEDISQGAIEKAGLQCGQGLLSQQTLSCQSEFHISEQVSENAMSDNSGSVSKKEGLLESENNLSPHVLMSTSENLLCKFSCSSSKSQPMCHDTHNDDENCSFDSDCTYVSESCFLKSTEIEKLNNDSLNSGTSQDASNKYLKRQSKKQHDKFGKGSDQKRGKLIQDNVSNVDSIYIQEDCDPTDQSANILENLESGSDSINPVPCTVSVPILGHQVQLRRKSAPQRTCCMDYLTEVLPSKKRRSSKNFQSTSSALDKVKMKQDEIQAMDLTDPEHKGKFTEAFAQIQTLLNDVQNKHKAENENLTRKYRIASDSFKHGTLREQLSSLSSRQKRLLDILQRQNNLRVRFQMFHNKPFESQTTTEAPWTSMNICDAETIHKTQWRDCHTGTLDQLSEENCSGFSSALSLCNEAVLLSCSDQAQVTLGINYAGPQFTVKELPTDSGTFFDGFVNVDNQADMPPSFTVQASPVAVHTEHIESQIVKAPSELAHLIKRGTIKPGENVFRLKLKGNCHIASLQENGSIKDTGGQVYISPEQWIGSVLGPSVPMSPTYAWKKVTYRSKPLLEYIKKAGPVADDSTASQQNCPSKVTPPDLLKEMCTKSSISDLTRIQTILLVSDSEFMNNYELDQHWKRLLESDDWTI, encoded by the exons ATGGATGACGGAAGATCAGCCTTAGACATGACTATGGATGCTTGCTTGAGGAAACTGATAGAAAGATACCAGCCCAAAGCCAGTCAATCATCCCCAG GACAATGTGAGCTTTGGAAATGGTTTTGCCAAGATGGATCCAAG GTAGCAAAATCTGCACTCGACAGTGATGCCAAAGCAAGTTCCACTTCTGGAAGTTTTTCTCCAAAAAAGATTGCATGCAGTAAAAACCAACAATCATTTGGTGTGGAAGAAGTGTTAAAAT GTAGAGATTCAATAACTGCTGGGGACAAGGATGCTGTTTTATCAAAACCTGCCATTGTGTTCGGCAAAGCTGGAAATGGACAAGTTATTGCAGAAGGAACTGAAGAGGATAGTCAGGATTCAGATTTCACACCAGCCATAACAGCGGACAATGAAAAAGAACACTCAGAATTGTCACTGTCACAAAACAATGAGAGCATAATCATTTGTACTGAAGATTTGTTGGGGAATGGTAGAAACTCAGATGGTAACCTTGTGGCTGATGTTGGAGAACAGTTTATTCATCAAATCTCGGAAGACAAAGCTCAAGAGTGTCCTGAATCTTTCACAGCCTATTTAGAAGAAGCTACGGCTTGCTGTAGAGTCAGAAATCAAATGAAAGAGCAAAATGATTTACAAACAAATTTTGACTTGGAGCAACACAAAAATGGTAAAAATGAAACTGTGAGATGTGATTTGAACATAAAGCAGAACTTTGGCTACCAAACTCCTAAGCCTATAAGAAATCCCAGTATTGCCAAGGATTCTGTTGGAAATTGTGAAATCAGAACATCATTTGAATCCAGAACAAGTGACCATGAAGATGATGTGAATGAAAATATGGATGAGTGCAGCATATCACTGCTATGTCCTTATGCAAGGGATTCAGATCTTCTATGTGCTCCAAAGGCTTGGCATAGCCTGAATGCTTGTGAAGGCGAAAGGTTGTCTACAGCAAGCAATTCAACACCATCGATCAAAGGATCATCTAGCTTCTCGGACAGTAGCACACTATCACTACTTTTAGAAAAAAGCAGAAGTTATGATAGATTTTCAGCTTCTGATTTATGTAAAACTAGTACTGCAGAATCACAGCATGAAGTCTCAAGTTTTGGTGAACAATATGATATTGCCCTGTCTGAGAGAATTTCAGAATCTTTCGAGATTAAAAATCAGTCAGTTGAGCCATTAATTGCctgtgaaaacaaaaataacagcaCTGAAGTGAACCAAACATTGTTGGAACAAGATAATGACCGATATGAACCCACAGTGTGCATGGAACATATAGAAATGATTCGTTTGTTGTCAGACAGTGAACTTTCCAACTTATCTAATCCTGAGACTCCATACCCTGAGAAGGATGCATCGatctgtgtgcctgtaaatCCTATAAATGTAGAACATTTTTGCAACTCACTGGAAGATGATTGTGGTGCCCTTTTAGCTTTGAGGGGTTCTGGAAGTTGCAGCTCCAGAGTATTATCACAAGAAAATGGATGTGACATCACTAACTGGTTACTTGACTCTAACACCCAGGTGGGATCACCGAAAGTTGTAGAGTGTGTAGATCTTATCTCTCAGACAATAGAGGATATTTCACAGGGAGCAATTGAAAAGGCAGGTTTACAATGTGGCCAGGGGCTTCTCTCCCAACAAACATTGTCATGCCAGTCTGAGTTCCATATAAGTGAACAAGTTTCAGAGAATGCTATGAGTGACAATTCTGGCTCTGTATCCAAAAAGGAAGGACTGTTAGAATCAGAAAACAACTTAAGCCCTCATGTACTGATGTCCACTTCTGAAAATCTCCTGTGCAAATTCTCCTGCAGTTCAAGTAAATCACAGCCAATGTGTCATGACACACACAATGATGACGAAAACTGTTCATTTGATTCTGATTGTACTTATGTTTCagaatcttgctttttgaaaaGTACAGAAATTGAGAAGTTGAACAATGACAGCCTAAATTCAG GTACCAGCCAGGATGCAAGCAATAAATATTTGAAGAGGCAGAGTAAGAAGCAACACGATAAATTTGGCAAAGGGTCTGACCAGAAAAGGGGTAAATTAATACAAGACAATGTTTCCAACGTGGATTCAATCTACATTCAAGAAGATTGTGACCCAACTGACCAATCTGCCAATATCCTAGAAAACCTGGAAAGTGGAAGTGACTCCATTAACCCAGTTCCTTGCACAG TCTCTGTGCCTATTTTAGGACATCAAGTCCAGTTGAGAAGGAAATCAGCTCCTCAGAGGACTTGCTGCATGGACTATTTGACTGAGGTTCTACCCAGCAAAAAGCGCAGAAGTAGCAAAAAC TTTCAATCTACCTCATCCGCATTAGACAAAGTGAAAATGAAGCAAGACGAAATACAGGCCATGGATTTGACAGACCCAGAGCATAAAG GTAAATTTACTGAGGCATTTGCCCAGATCCAGACATTGCTCAATGATGTGCAGAACAAACACAAGGCAGAAAATGAAAATCTGACCAGAAAGTACAG gatTGCCTCTGATTCTTTTAAGCATGGCACTCTCAGAGAACAATTATCATCACTTTCTTCAAGGCAAAAACGCCTGTTGGATATACTGCAAAGACAGAACAATCTCAGAGTTAGATTTCAGATGTTCCACAACAAGCCTTTTGAGAGTCAAACCACCACAGAAGCTCCTTGGACAAGTATGAACATATGTGATGCCGAAACAATTCACAAAACCCAGTGGAGAGACTGTCACACTGGTACTCTGGACCAACTTTCAGAAGAAAACTGTTCAGGTTTCAGCTCAGCTTTGAGCCTCTGCAATGAAGCTGTTTTACTGAGCTGCAGTGACCAAGCCCAAGTTACTTTGGGTATCAATTATGCAGGACCCCAGTTCACAGTTAAGGAACTACCCACAGATTCAGGCACATTTTTTGATGGCTTTGTGAATGTTGATAACCAAGCAGACATGCCACCCAGTTTCACAGTCCAGGCTAGCCCAGTTGCAGTTCACACTGAACACATTGAATCACAGATTGTTAaggcaccatctgagctggcTCATCTTATTAAACGAGGCACCATCAAACCTGGAGAGAATGTGTTCAGGCTAAAGTTGAAG GGTAATTGTCACATAGCTTCCCTCCAGGAAAATGGATCTATAAAGGACACAGGAGGTCAAGTCTACATTTCTCCAGAGCAGTGGATTGGATCTGTTTTGGGGCCCAGTGTTCCTATGAGCCCAACATATGCATGGAAAAAg gtgACATACAGGTCCAAACCACTCTTAGAATACATAAAGAAGGCTGGCCCAGTGGCCGACGACTCCACAGCATCACAGCAAAACTGTCCATCCAAAGTCACACCTCCAGATCTCCTTAAAG AGATGTGTACCAAGTCCTCCATCAGTGATTTAACGAGGATACAGACCATTCTTCTAGTAAGTGACAGTGAGTTCATGAACAACTATGAACTGGACCAACATTGGAAGAGGCTGTTAGAGTCTGATGACTGGACCATTTGA
- the LOC111856505 gene encoding uncharacterized protein isoform X10 has protein sequence MSQQITACGERPKTVNQDCAHRGTDMVLRSKTPKNLSLSRVNRRNRFGETLLHLAVMDEDIHLVREILKVGACANKADYAGWTPLHVAAATSHYGIVVTLLEAGAVVNFSGDKGVTPLHDAIESGNYKIVELLLSSGANPLQRMDDGRSALDMTMDACLRKLIERYQPKASQSSPGQCELWKWFCQDGSKVAKSALDSDAKASSTSGSFSPKKIACSKNQQSFGVEEVLKCRDSITAGDKDAVLSKPAIVFGKAGNGQVIAEGTEEDSQDSDFTPAITADNEKEHSELSLSQNNESIIICTEDLLGNGRNSDGNLVADVGEQFIHQISEDKAQECPESFTAYLEEATACCRVRNQMKEQNDLQTNFDLEQHKNGKNETVRCDLNIKQNFGYQTPKPIRNPSIAKDSVGNCEIRTSFESRTSDHEDDVNENMDECSISLLCPYARDSDLLCAPKAWHSLNACEGERLSTASNSTPSIKGSSSFSDSSTLSLLLEKSRSYDRFSASDLCKTSTAESQHEVSSFGEQYDIALSERISESFEIKNQSVEPLIACENKNNSTEVNQTLLEQDNDRYEPTVCMEHIEMIRLLSDSELSNLSNPETPYPEKDASICVPVNPINVEHFCNSLEDDCGALLALRGSGSCSSRVLSQENGCDITNWLLDSNTQVGSPKVVECVDLISQTIEDISQGAIEKAGLQCGQGLLSQQTLSCQSEFHISEQVSENAMSDNSGSVSKKEGLLESENNLSPHVLMSTSENLLCKFSCSSSKSQPMCHDTHNDDENCSFDSDCTYVSESCFLKSTEIEKLNNDSLNSGTSQDASNKYLKRQSKKQHDKFGKGSDQKRGKLIQDNVSNVDSIYIQEDCDPTDQSANILENLESGSDSINPVPCTVSVPILGHQVQLRRKSAPQRTCCMDYLTEVLPSKKRRSSKNFQSTSSALDKVKMKQDEIQAMDLTDPEHKGKFTEAFAQIQTLLNDVQNKHKAENENLTRKYRIASDSFKHGTLREQLSSLSSRQKRLLDILQRQNNLRVRFQMFHNKPFESQTTTEAPWTSMNICDAETIHKTQWRDCHTGTLDQLSEENCSGFSSALSLCNEAVLLSCSDQAQVTLGINYAGPQFTVKELPTDSGTFFDGFVNVDNQADMPPSFTVQASPVAVHTEHIESQIVKAPSELAHLIKRGTIKPGENVFRLKLKGNCHIASLQENGSIKDTGGQVYISPEQWIGSVLGPSVPMSPTYAWKKVTYRSKPLLEYIKKAGPVADDSTASQQNCPSKVTPPDLLKEMCTKSSISDLTRIQTILLVSDSEFMNNYELDQHWKRLLESDDWTI, from the exons ATGTCACAGCAAATAACTGCATGCGGTGAAAGACCAAAGACTGTGAACCAAGACTGTGCTCACAGAG GTACAGATATGGTGTTAAGATCAAAGACGCCGAAGAACCTGTCCCTCAGCAGAGTTAACCGACGAAACAGGTTTGGAGAAACCCTGCTTCATCTAGCTGTGATGGACGAAGATATACATTTGGTGAGAGAGATATTAAAAGTTGGTGCCTGTGCAAACAAAGCTGACTATGCAG GCTGGACTCCACTACATGTGGCAGCAGCTACAAGTCATTATGGCATTGTCGTGACCCTACTTGAGGCTGGGGCTGTGGTTAACTTCTCTGGAGACAAGGGTGTCACTCCACTTCATGATGCCATAGAGTCAGGAAATTATAAG ATTGTAGAGCTGCTTTTGAGCAGTGGGGCAAATCCATTGCAGAGGATGGATGACGGAAGATCAGCCTTAGACATGACTATGGATGCTTGCTTGAGGAAACTGATAGAAAGATACCAGCCCAAAGCCAGTCAATCATCCCCAG GACAATGTGAGCTTTGGAAATGGTTTTGCCAAGATGGATCCAAG GTAGCAAAATCTGCACTCGACAGTGATGCCAAAGCAAGTTCCACTTCTGGAAGTTTTTCTCCAAAAAAGATTGCATGCAGTAAAAACCAACAATCATTTGGTGTGGAAGAAGTGTTAAAAT GTAGAGATTCAATAACTGCTGGGGACAAGGATGCTGTTTTATCAAAACCTGCCATTGTGTTCGGCAAAGCTGGAAATGGACAAGTTATTGCAGAAGGAACTGAAGAGGATAGTCAGGATTCAGATTTCACACCAGCCATAACAGCGGACAATGAAAAAGAACACTCAGAATTGTCACTGTCACAAAACAATGAGAGCATAATCATTTGTACTGAAGATTTGTTGGGGAATGGTAGAAACTCAGATGGTAACCTTGTGGCTGATGTTGGAGAACAGTTTATTCATCAAATCTCGGAAGACAAAGCTCAAGAGTGTCCTGAATCTTTCACAGCCTATTTAGAAGAAGCTACGGCTTGCTGTAGAGTCAGAAATCAAATGAAAGAGCAAAATGATTTACAAACAAATTTTGACTTGGAGCAACACAAAAATGGTAAAAATGAAACTGTGAGATGTGATTTGAACATAAAGCAGAACTTTGGCTACCAAACTCCTAAGCCTATAAGAAATCCCAGTATTGCCAAGGATTCTGTTGGAAATTGTGAAATCAGAACATCATTTGAATCCAGAACAAGTGACCATGAAGATGATGTGAATGAAAATATGGATGAGTGCAGCATATCACTGCTATGTCCTTATGCAAGGGATTCAGATCTTCTATGTGCTCCAAAGGCTTGGCATAGCCTGAATGCTTGTGAAGGCGAAAGGTTGTCTACAGCAAGCAATTCAACACCATCGATCAAAGGATCATCTAGCTTCTCGGACAGTAGCACACTATCACTACTTTTAGAAAAAAGCAGAAGTTATGATAGATTTTCAGCTTCTGATTTATGTAAAACTAGTACTGCAGAATCACAGCATGAAGTCTCAAGTTTTGGTGAACAATATGATATTGCCCTGTCTGAGAGAATTTCAGAATCTTTCGAGATTAAAAATCAGTCAGTTGAGCCATTAATTGCctgtgaaaacaaaaataacagcaCTGAAGTGAACCAAACATTGTTGGAACAAGATAATGACCGATATGAACCCACAGTGTGCATGGAACATATAGAAATGATTCGTTTGTTGTCAGACAGTGAACTTTCCAACTTATCTAATCCTGAGACTCCATACCCTGAGAAGGATGCATCGatctgtgtgcctgtaaatCCTATAAATGTAGAACATTTTTGCAACTCACTGGAAGATGATTGTGGTGCCCTTTTAGCTTTGAGGGGTTCTGGAAGTTGCAGCTCCAGAGTATTATCACAAGAAAATGGATGTGACATCACTAACTGGTTACTTGACTCTAACACCCAGGTGGGATCACCGAAAGTTGTAGAGTGTGTAGATCTTATCTCTCAGACAATAGAGGATATTTCACAGGGAGCAATTGAAAAGGCAGGTTTACAATGTGGCCAGGGGCTTCTCTCCCAACAAACATTGTCATGCCAGTCTGAGTTCCATATAAGTGAACAAGTTTCAGAGAATGCTATGAGTGACAATTCTGGCTCTGTATCCAAAAAGGAAGGACTGTTAGAATCAGAAAACAACTTAAGCCCTCATGTACTGATGTCCACTTCTGAAAATCTCCTGTGCAAATTCTCCTGCAGTTCAAGTAAATCACAGCCAATGTGTCATGACACACACAATGATGACGAAAACTGTTCATTTGATTCTGATTGTACTTATGTTTCagaatcttgctttttgaaaaGTACAGAAATTGAGAAGTTGAACAATGACAGCCTAAATTCAG GTACCAGCCAGGATGCAAGCAATAAATATTTGAAGAGGCAGAGTAAGAAGCAACACGATAAATTTGGCAAAGGGTCTGACCAGAAAAGGGGTAAATTAATACAAGACAATGTTTCCAACGTGGATTCAATCTACATTCAAGAAGATTGTGACCCAACTGACCAATCTGCCAATATCCTAGAAAACCTGGAAAGTGGAAGTGACTCCATTAACCCAGTTCCTTGCACAG TCTCTGTGCCTATTTTAGGACATCAAGTCCAGTTGAGAAGGAAATCAGCTCCTCAGAGGACTTGCTGCATGGACTATTTGACTGAGGTTCTACCCAGCAAAAAGCGCAGAAGTAGCAAAAAC TTTCAATCTACCTCATCCGCATTAGACAAAGTGAAAATGAAGCAAGACGAAATACAGGCCATGGATTTGACAGACCCAGAGCATAAAG GTAAATTTACTGAGGCATTTGCCCAGATCCAGACATTGCTCAATGATGTGCAGAACAAACACAAGGCAGAAAATGAAAATCTGACCAGAAAGTACAG gatTGCCTCTGATTCTTTTAAGCATGGCACTCTCAGAGAACAATTATCATCACTTTCTTCAAGGCAAAAACGCCTGTTGGATATACTGCAAAGACAGAACAATCTCAGAGTTAGATTTCAGATGTTCCACAACAAGCCTTTTGAGAGTCAAACCACCACAGAAGCTCCTTGGACAAGTATGAACATATGTGATGCCGAAACAATTCACAAAACCCAGTGGAGAGACTGTCACACTGGTACTCTGGACCAACTTTCAGAAGAAAACTGTTCAGGTTTCAGCTCAGCTTTGAGCCTCTGCAATGAAGCTGTTTTACTGAGCTGCAGTGACCAAGCCCAAGTTACTTTGGGTATCAATTATGCAGGACCCCAGTTCACAGTTAAGGAACTACCCACAGATTCAGGCACATTTTTTGATGGCTTTGTGAATGTTGATAACCAAGCAGACATGCCACCCAGTTTCACAGTCCAGGCTAGCCCAGTTGCAGTTCACACTGAACACATTGAATCACAGATTGTTAaggcaccatctgagctggcTCATCTTATTAAACGAGGCACCATCAAACCTGGAGAGAATGTGTTCAGGCTAAAGTTGAAG GGTAATTGTCACATAGCTTCCCTCCAGGAAAATGGATCTATAAAGGACACAGGAGGTCAAGTCTACATTTCTCCAGAGCAGTGGATTGGATCTGTTTTGGGGCCCAGTGTTCCTATGAGCCCAACATATGCATGGAAAAAg gtgACATACAGGTCCAAACCACTCTTAGAATACATAAAGAAGGCTGGCCCAGTGGCCGACGACTCCACAGCATCACAGCAAAACTGTCCATCCAAAGTCACACCTCCAGATCTCCTTAAAG AGATGTGTACCAAGTCCTCCATCAGTGATTTAACGAGGATACAGACCATTCTTCTAGTAAGTGACAGTGAGTTCATGAACAACTATGAACTGGACCAACATTGGAAGAGGCTGTTAGAGTCTGATGACTGGACCATTTGA